In the genome of Afipia felis ATCC 53690, the window TTGGCGGCCTGTGAAACCACGAGTGGCCATGGGGCATTTCCTCCATCGGCAGGTAAAAGAAGCGTCGTCCGATAAAATACGCTACCGGCGAACCATGAAATTCGTTGCGGCGAATGGGAAGTGACGTCACGCCATGAAATCGATAGCCGCGCGTTATGACGGCCGTCCGGCTTCCGCATCGGTCTCGCGTGCACCGGACGCCGACTGCTCCAGCAGCTTGGTCAGCATCCTGACGGCCTCCGTTAGCTTCAGGACTTCGCGCTCGCGCAGTTGGTCGATCTTCTCATGCAGCAACTCTATTTCGAGCTCCGCCTTCACATTGATCCGGTAGTCATTCTCCGCGGCCTTGCGATCGATGTCCTGCTGCCGGTTCTGGCTCATCATGATAACCGGCGCGGCGTAGGCCGCCTGGAACGAAAGCGCGAGATTGAGCAGAATGAACGGGTAGGGGTCCCAACCCCTAATCGCGCCGACCAAGTTGGCCGCTATCCAGACGACCAGGATTGCGCTCTGGACGATGATGAAACTCCACGATCCCATGACGGTGGCGACCGCGTCCGCTATCCTTTGCCCCGGCGTCAGGCGCGCAACCGCCGGGGGCTCATCCATGTCCTGAAGACGAAGTGAGCGGCGGGCTCGCCTGAGGTCGGCGAGCAGGTCGTGCTCGGCTTGTTCCATGCCATCCTGGTCTTCCACCTTCTGCTTCATGCTTCCAGCAATGTTCCGCTCGGTTGGAGGTGTACGCCGTCGCGTCGGCCTCACGACCGCGCTCGCGGCACCAGCGTTATTGCCGTGGAATCGGCTGGTAAAGCTATGATCTCGATAACCGCCCGTAATGCTGCGCGGCCCGCAGGATAGCCGCGCGAAGACTTCTAGTCGGCCGCCAAGAGTGCTGGTCGGCAAATTCTCGCAGAGAGACGCGGCGTACGCTTTCGGGCAGCGCCCCAGGAGCCCCCAGTCATTCCGATAACGGTCGGCTATCGACTCCATGGCGAGAGGTGATTTTCCTTTCCACCGTCATGGACTCAATCTCTAATCCATCGTCGCCCACCTTCGTGTACGGGCCGGACTCGACGTTTCGTTGAACGATCGAGGGCCAGGAGGTCCGAAATGCAGATCAAAGAGACAGTTGGCGTTTCCTTCCGCGGTCCTGTTGAAAGTCAGTCGCTTGAGGATGTTGTGGTGCTCGTTGACAGCGCTGGTTTTGCGCTCGGAGCGCAGCGAGGATTCAGCTCAAGAGTGCGGAACGTCGGCGATCGCGGCTTCGTTACATCCAGGTGCGTAGAGATCCCGCTCGTCGGGCCCGACGGCGAGGTATCGGGGGTTCTGTATGACTCCAGTCCGCGATCCTACTCGCATCTCGTGATCGCCCCAAACAAGCCAGAAAGGGCGAGCGAGATAGTAGAGTCGGCGCAGTTCATCGTCCACGACATCAACAATCTTCTCGCCGTGATCAGCAGCGGGCTTCGATTGCTCGAGTGCCAGGATGATGCCGAGGATCGAAAGGCGATCGTCGGCAAATTGCAGGAGACGATCACAAGAAGCGCGTTCCTGACCCGACGGCTCCTTGGCGATGCGCGACCGCGAGCCAAGCCGATCGACGGGTACGTCGACGGTCGTCGCCTCGCAGCGATTGCGAGCAGCCTCGACCGGGCGTTCCATCCAGACATCACAATCCGCATGGAGATCGCTCCTGACTTGTGGGCGTTCAATGCCGATGCAGAAGACCTGTACTTCGCTCTACTGAACCTTTGCCGAAACGCGGCCGACGCTATGCCTGAGGGCGGCATCATTACAATTGCGGCGCGGAACGTCGAGCATTCCGCCGGCGCAACGCAGGGATTCGTCGAGATCGTCGTTGCCGATGATGGGATGGGCATGCCCGAAGAGGTCCTCTCGCAGGCCTTCACCCGTTACTTCACCACAAAACCCGCGAGCAACTTGAATCGCCCGCCGACCGATTGCGGCGGCACGCCGGCGCGCGGTCGAGCTACGTTGTCTTCCCAGTCTTCGCACTTGCGAATGCGGGGAGTGGCGATCAACCCGAGCGTCTTCGTGGGGCATGGTTGGCTCATGGCAGCGATCGTCGCTGGCCTCGCCATAGGAAAGCCGCTCGGCATCTTTCTAGCGGCTACCGCGGCAGTTCGCACGGGCATCGCCGTCAAGCCGACCGAATACACGTGGCGGCAGCTGGCCGGAGCGGGAGCCCTTGCTGGTATCGGTTTTACGATGTCGCTCTTTATCGCCGGCCAGGCATTCCCAAACACCACTGATTTCTCGGCCGCCAAGATCGCTGTGTTCGCCGCATCGATTCTTTCGGCTGTCTTCGGGACGGTTCTACTCTGGGGAGCTTCGCAGCAGGAGCCCGTCGTTGACGCGGCGCAAAGCCCCAGCATTCAAGCTCAATAGCCTGCCGACGTTTGTGCAGAATCGTGAACAGGAGATTTTTCGATGATTCTACCCACCGGTACGACAATAGCGGTTGCTGACGGCGAGACGGTGCGCCTGTTCCACAATACGGGCGTGAAACCTGGCGTGCATCTGGTTGAAATCACCGCGGCGCCCGCGTCCGCCCATGCGGGTTCGGGCGCACGCCACCATAACGGCTCCGCCAACCTGGACAGCAGGCAACTCGTTGAAGACGATTTCGCGGCAGTGACGGCGGCGTTCCTTAACACGCTCAGCCTGGACGGGACCATTGAGCACCTGGTCGTTGTCTCCGATCCCGAGACCCTGGGGGAGATGCGCAAGCACTTCCACCGCGACCTGAGAGGCAAGATCATAGGCGAGCTCGCGAAGGACTTCAGCCGTCGCCCGCTCGAGGACATCGCCTCACTAATCGCTGACGCCTGATGCGTCTCTGGAAACGGCTGGCGGCGCAAGCCCGTCCAATCATAACCTGCGCGAATAACTCAAAGTTACCGACGACGACTACTGCACTCGATCAACCTTAACCAGAATTTCCCGGGGTCACTGACCACCGCGAGCTGAGGGAAGACCGGACATGAGGAAAAGCGAGAACACGCACGCGACGGCTCCGCGTCGGGCAACGAAGCCAAGCAAGCGCGACCCTGCGGATGCGATACGAAGCACGACCGAATACTTGATCGCGACACGACAGGCCGAGCGCGCGCTCAAGGCGGGCAACAGCGCACCATCCTTTCGGTTGCGTGACCAACTAGGCATTGAGGTTGCGTTGGAAACGCTCCTTAAGCCCGGTCCGTTGATCCTGACGTTCTATTCCGGCTCGTGGTGCCCGGCATGCGGCCGTGACCTGCAGGCGTTCGAGTCCCTCCGGCAGTCGGTCGAGATGCAGGGCGCGTCGCTCGTGAGCATCTCACAACAGACGATCGAGGAGAACGCAAAGGCACACACCCAGTTGAAACTGGGTTTTCCGATTCTCTCAGACCGAGGCGGCCGAATTGCCGAGCTGTTCGGCGTGCGCTGGCGCATTCCGGAGATCCTCCGGGAAGTCCACATGAAGAGCGGCATCGACCTCCCGCTTCTCAACGGTGACGACAGTTGGACACTGCCGATCCCGGCCCGCTTTATTATCGACAGGGCTGGGCTGATCGCCTTCTCCGAAATCAACCCCGGGCAGTCCGGCCGTTCTCCGCCACGGGACGTCTTGCCTGTATTGGAACACTTGCACCGCCTGCGCGCCGCATGAACGTCGAGCAGCAAATCGCAACGATTCCACGAACTACGACCGAGCGTCCAACATGCAGGGTTTGCAAAGTCCCTCGCAGCCCGAGATACCCGAAACGTCAATTAGAGCCCGAGCTGAACGCGATCAAACCCCATTAGAATGAGAGCTGCCGTGCACCGTTTTCCAGACACTGTCTTCGTCGCCGCCGGACTCCGCACCCCCTTCGGGCGCGGTGGGCGCGCTCGCCAACTATGATGGCATCAGCCTATCCGTTCCAGTCGTTCAGGCTATGGCCCATCGCGCCGAACCCAACCTGGTCGTCTGGGGAAACGTGATCCCTAATCTCGGCTGGAGCAACGTCGCGCGCGAAGTCTGGCTCGATGCAAAGCTCAATCCTAACGTTCCTGCATTCTCCGTCGTGCTTGCGTGTTCGACGAGCATGACCGCGGCGTTCGCGGCCGCCGGTATGCTTGGCAGCGGGATTGACCTCACATTGGTGGGAGGTGCGGAGGTGATGAGCCGACCGCCGATCGCCCTGACGTCCGAGGCATCAAAACGGCTGACCGATCTGTTCGGACACAATCCCGCTGCCGCTTTGGCCGCGCTACGAGCGCTCGAACCAAAAGACTATGTGCTGCCAAATCAAGGGATGGGCCAATCGGATTACCGGCCGAACAATGGGCGAGCACATGGAAGAGACCGCGAAGGAGTGGCACATCAGCCGCGAGGCGCAAGACGCCTGGGCGCTCAAGGGCCATCAGCGGGCCGTTGCCGGTTGGAATAGCGGCTTCTTCGACGATCTGGTTATCAAGCTACCCGAACTCGAGTGTGACTCCAATCCGCGCGCAGATACGTCATCGGAGAAACTTGCCGCGCTCAAGCCCGCGTTCGACAAAAGGAGCGGACAGGGAACGCTTACGGCAGGAAACTCGTCACCCATCACAGACGGCGCCGCCGGCTGCTGGATTGCAAACGAGGCGGGCCTCGACCGGCTGCCGTCGAATACGCCGTATTTGCGCTTGGTCGATTACGAGGTCGCTGCGGTCGACCACCATACTGAGGGGCTGCTGATGGCGCCCTCCTATGCGATTCCTCGTCTGCTTGCACGACACGGTCTGCGCTTTGACGACATTCACCTTTGGGAGATCCACGAAGCCTTCGCGGCCCAGGTGCTGGCGAATGTCGCTGCCATCGAACGGAGGGATTGGATCCGGTCCAAGACTGGAGTTGACGCCGATTTCGGTACCTTCCGGTGGGACCGCGTCAATCCCAATGGAGGCTCAGTCGCGATTGGTCACCCGTTCGCCGCGACGGGCGCGAGAGACTTGAGTCAGGCAGTGAAGGAGCTTTGGTCGCGACCGGCGGGATCACGCGGGATCATTAGCGTTTGTGCCGACGGCGGGCAGGGGACAGTCGCTCTCCTAGAGAGAGTTTGACCGTTGATGGAAACGTCGCATCCTCGGTCGCCGATCAGCCCAAGCCCGGCGATGCCATTTTGAGAGGCTTATGCCGGGATCTCGCCGTCGCTTTCCATCCGTCGCCTCGATCTCGTGTGCTCGGAATGCCGTAATGCACAAGCGCTTCGGATGCCTCTGCGAGTGACTCCACTACGGCGTCAGGAGCTCGCATAATTCTCGGATACTTGTTAGAGCGCGCGATATAGACCGTTCTCAATCCGGCGCAGCCCGCGCCGTGAACGTCCCATCCGTGAGCCGCGACCAGGGCAAGCTTCCCAGCCGCAATCCCGGCACGCTGGGCGGCATAGAGGTAGACCTCGCGACGCGGCTTCCAGTGTCTGACGTCATCCACTGACAGCGTTTCTTCGACAAATTGGTCTAGCCCACTGGCTTGCAGCAACTTCGCCGTCGCTTCAGTGCTGCCGTTCGT includes:
- a CDS encoding DUF1003 domain-containing protein gives rise to the protein MKQKVEDQDGMEQAEHDLLADLRRARRSLRLQDMDEPPAVARLTPGQRIADAVATVMGSWSFIIVQSAILVVWIAANLVGAIRGWDPYPFILLNLALSFQAAYAAPVIMMSQNRQQDIDRKAAENDYRINVKAELEIELLHEKIDQLREREVLKLTEAVRMLTKLLEQSASGARETDAEAGRPS
- a CDS encoding Na+/H+ antiporter NhaA produces the protein MQIKETVGVSFRGPVESQSLEDVVVLVDSAGFALGAQRGFSSRVRNVGDRGFVTSRCVEIPLVGPDGEVSGVLYDSSPRSYSHLVIAPNKPERASEIVESAQFIVHDINNLLAVISSGLRLLECQDDAEDRKAIVGKLQETITRSAFLTRRLLGDARPRAKPIDGYVDGRRLAAIASSLDRAFHPDITIRMEIAPDLWAFNADAEDLYFALLNLCRNAADAMPEGGIITIAARNVEHSAGATQGFVEIVVADDGMGMPEEVLSQAFTRYFTTKPASNLNRPPTDCGGTPARGRATLSSQSSHLRMRGVAINPSVFVGHGWLMAAIVAGLAIGKPLGIFLAATAAVRTGIAVKPTEYTWRQLAGAGALAGIGFTMSLFIAGQAFPNTTDFSAAKIAVFAASILSAVFGTVLLWGASQQEPVVDAAQSPSIQAQ
- a CDS encoding host attachment family protein; this translates as MILPTGTTIAVADGETVRLFHNTGVKPGVHLVEITAAPASAHAGSGARHHNGSANLDSRQLVEDDFAAVTAAFLNTLSLDGTIEHLVVVSDPETLGEMRKHFHRDLRGKIIGELAKDFSRRPLEDIASLIADA
- a CDS encoding peroxiredoxin-like family protein; protein product: MRKSENTHATAPRRATKPSKRDPADAIRSTTEYLIATRQAERALKAGNSAPSFRLRDQLGIEVALETLLKPGPLILTFYSGSWCPACGRDLQAFESLRQSVEMQGASLVSISQQTIEENAKAHTQLKLGFPILSDRGGRIAELFGVRWRIPEILREVHMKSGIDLPLLNGDDSWTLPIPARFIIDRAGLIAFSEINPGQSGRSPPRDVLPVLEHLHRLRAA
- a CDS encoding acetyl-CoA acetyltransferase, with the protein product MGEHMEETAKEWHISREAQDAWALKGHQRAVAGWNSGFFDDLVIKLPELECDSNPRADTSSEKLAALKPAFDKRSGQGTLTAGNSSPITDGAAGCWIANEAGLDRLPSNTPYLRLVDYEVAAVDHHTEGLLMAPSYAIPRLLARHGLRFDDIHLWEIHEAFAAQVLANVAAIERRDWIRSKTGVDADFGTFRWDRVNPNGGSVAIGHPFAATGARDLSQAVKELWSRPAGSRGIISVCADGGQGTVALLERV
- a CDS encoding haloacid dehalogenase type II, coding for MAAKWFPEAVAFDVIETVFSLEELRPLLVAAGLPSEALELWFAQILRDGFALDASGVYRPFRDVASATLETYIVERRDAAATRLAAVIDGFAQLKPHPDAGIAFRRLHEAGIRIFTLTNGSTEATAKLLQASGLDQFVEETLSVDDVRHWKPRREVYLYAAQRAGIAAGKLALVAAHGWDVHGAGCAGLRTVYIARSNKYPRIMRAPDAVVESLAEASEALVHYGIPSTRDRGDGWKATARSRHKPLKMASPGLG